A genomic stretch from Candidatus Dependentiae bacterium includes:
- a CDS encoding pyridoxal-phosphate dependent enzyme produces the protein MVHTYLPLFDAYPTLATMCPYIDLGSFPTPIEHLKNLEVIVNKKNLYIKRDDLSGTIIKYSKRLFGGNKVRKLSFLLADAKQKNFDTVITFGGAGSNHALCTAVYAQRCGLRCLLHLEPQTNSETVKRNVLLNHYHQAQAREYEFEKLDEIALYNKALENYLTTQRAPYLVPIGGSNALGTIGFVNAAFELKKQAEQDLIPEPDYLYIPFGSMGTAAGLLVGLQVAGLKTKIRGVKITYTERFNKQACIALARETNNLLHKFDNSFPLLDLNADQLDITYNFIGPGYGQPTKQTHKAITIFKESTAIQLDVTYTGKTIAGLLHDIKTGFIKKNDVILFWNTYCGEDFADFIACINPRDLPMCFHKYFE, from the coding sequence ATGGTACATACATATCTTCCTCTTTTTGATGCTTACCCTACACTTGCCACCATGTGCCCCTACATTGACTTAGGCTCTTTTCCTACACCAATTGAACACTTAAAAAATTTAGAAGTAATAGTAAATAAAAAAAACCTGTACATAAAACGGGATGACCTTTCTGGTACTATAATAAAATATAGCAAGCGTTTATTTGGCGGAAATAAAGTTCGAAAATTAAGCTTTTTACTAGCCGATGCAAAACAAAAAAATTTTGATACAGTTATTACGTTTGGTGGTGCCGGTTCAAATCATGCATTATGCACTGCAGTTTATGCGCAACGATGTGGCTTGCGTTGCTTGTTACACTTAGAGCCGCAAACAAATTCTGAAACGGTCAAACGTAATGTATTGCTCAATCATTATCACCAAGCCCAAGCTCGTGAATATGAGTTTGAAAAACTTGACGAAATAGCATTATATAACAAAGCACTCGAGAATTATTTAACAACACAAAGAGCTCCTTATCTTGTACCAATTGGTGGCTCCAATGCGCTAGGTACTATTGGCTTTGTAAATGCTGCATTTGAATTAAAAAAACAAGCTGAACAAGACTTAATACCAGAACCTGATTATTTATACATTCCATTTGGTAGCATGGGAACTGCCGCCGGATTGCTGGTTGGTTTACAGGTAGCAGGTCTCAAAACTAAAATTCGTGGAGTAAAAATTACCTATACCGAACGATTCAATAAGCAAGCATGTATTGCTCTTGCTCGTGAAACAAATAACCTTTTACATAAATTTGATAATAGCTTTCCCCTACTTGACCTGAACGCAGATCAATTAGATATTACATACAATTTTATTGGCCCTGGTTATGGACAGCCAACTAAGCAAACACATAAAGCAATAACCATTTTTAAAGAATCTACGGCTATTCAACTTGATGTTACCTACACCGGTAAAACAATAGCTGGATTATTACACGATATTAAAACAGGTTTTATAAAAAAAAACGACGTTATACTGTTTTGGAACACTTATTGTGGCGAAGATTTTGCCGATTTTATTGCATGCATTAATCCTCGTGATTTACCCATGTGCTTTCATAAATACTTTGAATAA
- the polA gene encoding DNA polymerase I, with product MKIDPKRTVFLIDGSSFLYRAYYGVRPLHTPEGIPVQAVYSFCRMIKKLIDTFRPEYLAIVWDSKGKTTRHDMYEDYKATRQPAPSDIFDQKKYIVKFANLIGITQIAQDGIEADDIIYSIAQECKKVGNTIVMITSDKDMAQALDSKTIMYDPLKDEMIDTDVFEKKHGFPVSKLSFYFGLLGDASDNIPGVRGIGKKGAAELVRQFDSLEHLYENLDKVKSKRAKNALSTSKKKAFLSRELFLLQYHPSELTQKDLDFDKNNWPKARSIFKELHFKSLLRELGEPKRSAEEVLSQYDFRVITTQKELDDLCVLLERKKIFALDTETDGVMALQSTCVGISICMQEGTSYYIPFGHTVNEQQLKKEKVVAALKPILEDEQYKKYLHNAKFDVLVLHTLGIRLRGVVFDTMIAARLVVRDWQRLGLKNLSDHYFKESMLTFKEVVKDNKYKHFGQVPLKLATLYAAADAHQTFRLVAVLQKELKQERQQELYRSIEHPLIQILTDMEIEGISVDVDLLYALNKKVSNELRVIEEKINALVEQQYIGLNLNSPKQIEQLLFYDLGLPPQKKSAKGKGYSTDQEVLITLAKLHPVPDLILRYRELFKLKSTYIEALPTYVNPNTQRIHTSYSQTVVATGRLASSDPNLQNIPADGSGYGIEIRRAFKPKEGNIFLSADYSQIELRVLSQLSKDKNLVNAFLSGQDIHKETAARLFDVAFNEVTNDQRQIGKRINFSILYGLTPYGLSKDLGISFKDAKKYIDKYFAQYPGVSVWIESIVEGAKKNGYITTHWGRKRYVPTIYEQNPHLFREAKRIAINTVAQGTAAEIMKIGMINLYAAFKKHNLGAQMLLQIHDELLISVSEQEKNQVEEVTKKILESVVDWHIPLIVTTRFGSDWKEVTK from the coding sequence GTGAAAATAGATCCTAAAAGAACAGTCTTTTTAATTGATGGTTCTTCATTTTTATATCGCGCTTATTATGGTGTGCGGCCACTACATACTCCTGAGGGTATTCCGGTGCAAGCGGTATACAGCTTTTGTCGAATGATAAAAAAACTAATTGATACTTTTAGACCAGAATACTTAGCTATTGTGTGGGATAGTAAGGGTAAGACAACGCGCCATGACATGTACGAAGACTATAAAGCGACGCGCCAGCCAGCGCCAAGTGATATTTTTGACCAAAAAAAGTATATTGTTAAGTTTGCTAATTTGATCGGTATTACACAAATCGCGCAAGATGGTATTGAAGCGGATGACATCATCTATTCGATTGCGCAAGAGTGTAAAAAAGTAGGTAACACAATTGTAATGATTACGTCGGACAAAGATATGGCTCAAGCGCTTGATAGTAAAACGATTATGTATGACCCACTTAAAGATGAAATGATTGATACTGATGTATTTGAAAAGAAGCACGGTTTTCCGGTAAGCAAATTATCATTTTATTTTGGCTTACTTGGTGATGCATCAGATAATATTCCTGGTGTGCGTGGTATTGGTAAAAAAGGTGCAGCAGAATTAGTTCGTCAATTTGATTCTCTAGAGCATTTGTATGAAAATTTGGATAAAGTTAAAAGTAAACGTGCAAAAAATGCGTTGAGTACGAGCAAAAAAAAAGCATTTTTGAGCAGAGAATTATTTTTGTTACAATATCATCCTTCGGAGCTTACGCAAAAAGATTTGGACTTTGATAAGAATAATTGGCCAAAAGCGCGCTCGATTTTCAAAGAGTTACATTTTAAAAGTTTGCTTAGAGAGTTGGGAGAACCAAAGCGCAGTGCTGAAGAAGTGCTTTCTCAGTACGATTTTAGAGTGATTACAACGCAAAAAGAGCTAGATGATTTATGCGTATTGCTTGAGAGAAAAAAGATTTTTGCGCTTGATACGGAAACCGACGGTGTAATGGCTTTGCAAAGCACATGTGTTGGCATTTCTATATGTATGCAAGAAGGTACATCATATTATATTCCATTTGGGCATACTGTTAACGAACAGCAGTTAAAAAAAGAAAAAGTAGTTGCAGCGCTCAAGCCTATTTTAGAAGATGAACAGTATAAAAAGTATTTGCATAATGCTAAGTTTGATGTACTTGTATTGCACACGCTTGGCATACGATTGCGCGGTGTTGTATTTGATACTATGATTGCAGCGCGATTGGTGGTTCGTGATTGGCAACGGTTGGGATTAAAAAATTTATCTGATCATTATTTTAAAGAATCCATGTTGACTTTTAAAGAGGTTGTTAAAGACAATAAATATAAGCATTTTGGTCAGGTACCATTAAAACTCGCAACGCTATATGCTGCAGCTGATGCGCATCAAACCTTCAGGCTAGTTGCCGTGTTACAAAAAGAACTTAAACAAGAGAGGCAACAAGAGCTTTACCGCTCTATTGAGCATCCACTCATTCAGATATTGACTGATATGGAAATTGAAGGTATCTCCGTCGATGTTGATTTATTGTATGCGCTTAATAAAAAAGTGAGTAATGAATTACGTGTTATCGAAGAAAAAATAAATGCGTTAGTTGAACAGCAATATATTGGGTTGAATTTGAATTCACCAAAACAAATTGAGCAGTTGCTATTTTATGATCTTGGGTTACCGCCGCAAAAAAAGAGTGCAAAAGGTAAGGGGTATTCTACTGATCAAGAAGTTCTGATTACACTTGCTAAATTACATCCAGTTCCAGACTTGATTTTGCGCTATCGCGAATTATTTAAACTAAAAAGTACATACATAGAAGCATTGCCAACATATGTTAATCCCAATACACAGAGAATTCATACGAGCTATTCGCAAACAGTTGTGGCAACAGGACGACTTGCAAGTTCAGACCCTAATTTACAAAATATTCCTGCTGATGGTTCTGGCTATGGCATAGAAATTCGCAGGGCATTTAAACCAAAAGAAGGAAATATTTTTTTATCAGCAGATTATTCACAAATTGAACTACGTGTGCTATCACAGCTTTCAAAAGACAAAAACTTAGTCAATGCATTTTTAAGTGGCCAAGATATTCATAAAGAAACAGCAGCACGATTATTTGATGTTGCATTTAATGAAGTGACTAATGATCAGCGACAAATTGGTAAACGCATTAATTTTAGTATTTTATATGGACTGACACCATATGGCCTTTCAAAAGATTTAGGTATTAGTTTTAAGGATGCTAAAAAATATATTGATAAGTATTTTGCACAATATCCAGGTGTATCTGTATGGATTGAGTCAATTGTAGAGGGTGCAAAAAAAAATGGCTACATTACTACGCATTGGGGTAGAAAGCGATATGTACCGACTATATATGAGCAAAATCCACATTTATTTAGAGAAGCAAAACGTATTGCTATTAATACAGTAGCACAAGGTACTGCTGCAGAGATTATGAAAATTGGTATGATTAATCTTTATGCTGCGTTTAAGAAACATAATCTTGGTGCGCAGATGTTATTACAAATTCATGACGAACTGCTTATTTCAGTTTCTGAACAAGAAAAAAATCAAGTAGAAGAAGTTACTAAAAAAATTTTAGAATCTGTTGTCGATTGGCACATTCCATTGATTGTTACTACTCGTTTTGGTAGTGATTGGAAAGAAGTCACTAAGTAG
- the priA gene encoding primosomal protein N' → MFITVQLLHGYQKPLLYAVPNSWHNITNLNGKIVRVPLRNALYPAVVIKQHIAKPLRATYAIKEAVQIEPFPDDAQYHHFLQSVTNYYHVEYYFLLARVRVFLQEDLAKRKRLLKTSTTKKNYEQKKVVLTYEQQNVCDFLLPNITQQKYTPTVLHGVTGSGKTEVYKRLIEHTIAQKKSIILLLPEVTLAQQFTNIMRAELPEAIAISSFHSGTSTSEKRALWKNALEVVPQLIIGVHLPILLPLPHLGLIIIDEEHEAGYQEKKHPKINSKEVALMRAQQYNIPILLGSATPSITSLYNVKTRGWYFFQLKQRFAGNFPNVKTVFLSDKKQRKHFWISTDLYRAIKDRLIKKQQSIIFLNRRGVSFFVQCKSCSFIFECRSCSVSLTLHNFDILTCHYCGYNKRLLPTCPVCTETEFIKKGIGTQKMVTILQKLFPQARIARADIDITSKKKLWQQTVTNFTNGNLDILVGTQSITKGFHFPHVTLVGIIWADLNLHFPHYAASEQTLQQLIQVAGRAGRQSEHSTVIVQAMHNHPIFAYLNEQDYLQFYRKEIESRKSVGYPPYTRLVEIELKHTNEQIIEKESQQIAHALVIQKRTKKLDIHILGPAKPLVHKIQKNHRRTIYIKAPTIETMSIVFNTIDQSHYKSFIFWTPNPTH, encoded by the coding sequence ATGTTTATTACTGTACAGTTATTACACGGATATCAAAAACCATTATTATATGCTGTGCCAAATTCTTGGCATAATATAACTAATTTGAATGGGAAAATTGTCCGTGTCCCTTTACGCAATGCCCTTTATCCAGCGGTTGTTATCAAACAACACATAGCAAAACCTCTACGCGCTACATATGCAATAAAAGAAGCTGTTCAAATTGAGCCATTTCCAGATGATGCACAATATCATCACTTTTTACAATCAGTTACTAATTATTATCACGTAGAATATTATTTTTTGCTTGCACGGGTACGTGTCTTTTTGCAAGAAGATTTAGCAAAAAGAAAGCGGTTATTAAAGACAAGTACAACCAAAAAAAATTACGAACAAAAAAAAGTTGTACTCACCTACGAGCAACAAAATGTATGTGATTTTTTGCTACCAAACATTACTCAACAAAAATATACTCCAACCGTATTACACGGGGTAACAGGTTCAGGAAAAACAGAAGTATATAAAAGGTTAATTGAGCATACCATTGCACAAAAAAAAAGCATTATACTTTTGTTGCCGGAGGTCACCCTTGCTCAGCAATTTACCAATATTATGCGCGCAGAACTACCAGAAGCTATTGCAATCAGCAGCTTTCATTCAGGAACAAGTACTTCAGAAAAACGTGCATTATGGAAAAACGCACTTGAAGTTGTACCGCAATTAATTATTGGTGTACACCTGCCAATTCTACTACCACTGCCCCATCTTGGTTTAATTATTATTGATGAAGAACATGAAGCAGGTTATCAAGAAAAAAAACATCCAAAAATAAATAGTAAAGAAGTTGCGCTCATGCGCGCCCAGCAATACAATATTCCGATTCTACTTGGTTCGGCCACTCCAAGTATTACATCACTTTACAATGTAAAAACACGTGGTTGGTATTTTTTCCAACTCAAACAACGATTTGCCGGTAACTTTCCAAATGTTAAAACAGTTTTTTTAAGTGACAAAAAACAACGTAAGCATTTTTGGATAAGCACGGACTTATATCGTGCAATAAAAGATCGGTTGATAAAAAAACAACAAAGTATTATTTTTTTAAATCGCCGTGGTGTCAGTTTTTTTGTACAATGCAAAAGTTGCAGCTTTATTTTTGAATGTCGTTCATGCTCAGTCAGTTTAACATTACATAATTTTGACATACTTACATGCCATTACTGCGGTTATAATAAAAGATTACTGCCAACCTGTCCTGTCTGCACCGAAACTGAATTTATAAAAAAAGGTATCGGCACACAAAAAATGGTTACCATTCTGCAAAAGTTATTTCCACAAGCACGTATTGCACGTGCGGATATTGATATCACGAGCAAAAAAAAATTATGGCAACAAACAGTTACAAACTTTACTAATGGCAATCTTGATATATTAGTTGGCACACAAAGTATTACTAAGGGATTTCATTTTCCACACGTCACTCTTGTTGGTATCATTTGGGCCGACTTAAATTTACATTTTCCCCATTATGCAGCAAGCGAGCAAACACTGCAGCAGCTCATCCAAGTAGCAGGCCGTGCTGGCCGCCAAAGTGAACACAGTACCGTGATTGTACAAGCAATGCATAATCACCCAATATTCGCGTATCTTAATGAGCAAGATTATCTACAATTTTATCGTAAAGAAATTGAAAGTAGAAAAAGTGTTGGTTATCCACCTTATACACGACTTGTAGAAATTGAACTAAAACACACAAATGAACAAATTATTGAAAAAGAGTCACAACAAATCGCACATGCATTGGTTATACAAAAAAGAACAAAAAAATTGGATATTCATATTTTAGGCCCAGCTAAGCCTCTAGTCCATAAAATACAAAAAAACCACCGCCGTACTATTTATATCAAAGCACCAACTATAGAAACAATGAGCATCGTGTTCAACACTATCGATCAATCCCACTATAAAAGCTTTATCTTCTGGACCCCTAACCCGACGCATTAG
- the orn gene encoding oligoribonuclease — MNKDKNLVWIDLEMTGLDPRKDVIIEIATIITDSQLNELELGPHLIINQPSDILAKMNSEVIQMHTKSGLIDAVKKSIVTVQQAEKQTLKFIKKYCSPQTGLLCGNSVWQDRNFLFYYMPSIVDYLYYRIIDVTAVKEVVARWYPRNLNSEFQKKDTHRALEDIRESIAELKHFRQHFFVR, encoded by the coding sequence ATGAACAAAGATAAAAATTTAGTATGGATTGATCTGGAAATGACGGGATTGGATCCACGCAAAGATGTTATTATAGAAATTGCTACTATTATAACTGATAGTCAACTTAATGAATTAGAATTGGGTCCGCATTTAATTATTAATCAACCAAGTGATATATTAGCAAAAATGAACTCTGAAGTTATCCAAATGCATACGAAATCAGGCTTGATTGATGCGGTCAAAAAATCTATTGTGACGGTACAACAAGCAGAGAAGCAAACTCTAAAATTCATAAAAAAATATTGTAGTCCACAAACAGGTCTTTTGTGTGGTAATTCTGTTTGGCAGGATCGTAATTTTTTATTTTATTATATGCCGAGTATTGTGGACTATTTATATTATCGCATTATCGATGTTACAGCAGTAAAAGAAGTTGTTGCCCGTTGGTATCCTAGAAACTTGAATTCGGAGTTTCAAAAAAAAGATACACACCGAGCATTGGAAGATATTCGTGAATCGATTGCTGAACTTAAACATTTTAGACAGCATTTCTTTGTGCGGTAA
- a CDS encoding ATP-grasp domain-containing protein, whose product MTKLRVGVLMGGKSIESEVSFNSGRTVCDHLDTVRYDVIPIFQTRSGTLYLLPWHFLHRGKITDFEHRLATEAQKICWDNLKTLIDFMYIAVHGRYAEDGTLQGMLEVLGIPYLGSDIFGSAVGMNKVIQKQLLKIHGIDVPNGIVCYPEQIKDNNLEKLKKEIEQQNITLPLVVKPHKEGSSLGVTIVHTWKDLLQAIKYACHIHPGEQQAVLIEEKLVGMEFSCITITDYKTGKWLPLIPTEVVPDSDINFFDYEQKYMPGRCREFTPPRCDVTITKKIQNTCVIANKALGFSNISRIDGFVTKDNRIVIVDPNSLSGMGPASFLFREAAELNMSHTDLINYLIETDLHTYGMLNTIIKQEEKETAKMKIKKIRVAVLMGGNTNEREVALESGRNIFYKLSPQKYEALPIFVDNNMELFHINQKLLVRNSTQEIQSLLEPGMKINWSDLPNIADFVFIGLHGGLGENGGVQGALEMLNMPYNGSSVFASSLCMDKYKTNQFLKSYGFETPQALLLAKDEWLADRNAAIATIMKQFALPIIIKPNDDGCSVMVQKAKNEKDIAPALESIFSKSKSFALIEECITGMELTVGVIGNETPQALPPSQAISSADILSIEEKFLPGAGENQTPAPLPAKTLHVIQQTLEHAYKTVGCKGYSRIDCFYQTAKQSKTKKERVVFIEFNTLPGMTPATCIFHQAAELGIKPMDFIDKIITFGLQEHKPEFLVMQEKNTEKTL is encoded by the coding sequence ATGACAAAACTTCGTGTCGGTGTATTAATGGGTGGCAAATCAATAGAAAGTGAAGTATCATTCAACTCTGGCCGCACTGTATGCGATCATTTAGACACAGTACGTTATGATGTAATCCCTATTTTCCAAACACGCTCTGGTACATTATACCTTTTGCCCTGGCATTTTTTGCATCGCGGAAAGATAACTGACTTTGAACATCGCTTGGCAACAGAAGCTCAAAAAATTTGTTGGGACAATTTAAAAACACTCATAGATTTTATGTATATTGCTGTGCATGGTCGATATGCAGAAGATGGCACGTTGCAAGGCATGTTAGAAGTACTCGGTATTCCTTATTTAGGCTCCGATATATTTGGTAGTGCTGTTGGTATGAATAAAGTTATACAAAAACAGCTGCTGAAAATACATGGTATTGATGTACCAAATGGGATTGTTTGCTATCCAGAGCAAATCAAAGATAATAATTTGGAAAAATTAAAAAAAGAGATAGAACAACAAAATATCACTCTCCCATTAGTGGTAAAACCACATAAAGAAGGTTCAAGCCTAGGAGTAACTATTGTTCATACATGGAAAGACTTACTACAAGCAATAAAATATGCATGCCATATTCATCCTGGAGAACAGCAAGCAGTACTAATTGAGGAAAAACTGGTTGGTATGGAATTTTCTTGTATCACGATTACTGATTACAAAACAGGAAAGTGGCTCCCGCTTATACCAACAGAAGTTGTTCCTGATTCAGACATTAATTTTTTTGATTATGAACAAAAATATATGCCAGGTAGGTGTAGAGAGTTCACCCCGCCGCGCTGTGATGTAACAATAACTAAGAAAATTCAAAATACATGTGTTATAGCAAACAAAGCACTAGGTTTTTCTAACATCTCCCGCATTGATGGCTTTGTCACAAAAGATAATCGCATTGTTATTGTTGATCCAAACTCACTTTCTGGTATGGGCCCAGCAAGCTTTTTATTTAGAGAAGCAGCTGAATTAAATATGAGCCATACTGATTTAATTAATTACCTGATCGAAACTGATTTGCACACATACGGCATGTTAAATACCATTATCAAACAAGAAGAAAAAGAAACTGCAAAAATGAAAATAAAAAAAATACGCGTTGCTGTATTGATGGGTGGCAACACCAACGAACGGGAAGTAGCACTTGAATCTGGCAGAAATATTTTTTATAAACTCTCTCCGCAAAAATATGAGGCACTCCCCATTTTTGTTGATAATAACATGGAGCTATTTCACATAAACCAAAAATTATTAGTACGCAACTCTACTCAAGAAATTCAAAGTCTTTTAGAACCAGGTATGAAAATAAACTGGTCCGATCTACCAAATATCGCTGATTTTGTTTTTATCGGATTACATGGTGGTCTCGGAGAAAATGGTGGCGTACAAGGTGCACTTGAAATGCTTAATATGCCATACAATGGCTCATCAGTTTTTGCTAGCTCATTGTGTATGGATAAATATAAAACAAATCAATTTTTAAAAAGTTATGGATTTGAAACCCCACAGGCATTATTACTCGCAAAAGATGAATGGCTTGCAGACAGAAACGCTGCTATAGCAACAATTATGAAACAATTTGCCTTACCCATTATTATCAAGCCAAATGATGATGGATGCAGCGTAATGGTACAAAAAGCAAAAAATGAAAAGGACATTGCACCTGCACTAGAAAGTATATTTTCTAAATCCAAGAGCTTTGCTCTCATAGAAGAATGTATTACCGGCATGGAGCTAACCGTGGGAGTAATTGGAAATGAAACACCACAAGCCTTGCCACCAAGCCAAGCGATTTCATCTGCAGATATTTTATCCATTGAAGAAAAATTTTTACCTGGTGCAGGGGAAAATCAAACACCAGCACCACTACCAGCAAAAACATTACACGTGATACAACAAACATTAGAGCATGCATATAAAACAGTCGGCTGCAAAGGATACTCGCGTATTGATTGTTTTTATCAAACAGCTAAACAAAGTAAAACAAAAAAAGAACGTGTGGTATTTATTGAATTTAACACACTCCCAGGTATGACACCTGCAACTTGTATTTTCCATCAGGCAGCTGAACTAGGCATTAAACCTATGGATTTTATTGATAAAATAATTACTTTCGGCTTACAAGAGCACAAACCTGAATTTCTTGTTATGCAAGAAAAAAATACAGAAAAAACCTTATAA
- a CDS encoding superoxide dismutase, whose amino-acid sequence MYKNNYILVTMLILLFIPHWSTTKKYCKKNTYQKQVKNIPISPEPQLEFLSRDLPASQAKSISPYQAKLFDFSDVQGLSCSQLQQHLKLYHGYVNKRNEIYQLLKTVDKTNAAGITYSPFRSLKTAETFALNGSILHELYFENLSSRKKMSPETEKLLIKNFGSITAFKSDVIDCASCSRGWVVTAYSINDSKLYNFVLDTHNETVPILALPILVIDIYEHAYMIDFGINRTQYLQRIWENINWDVVEQRIVKWVKKFEE is encoded by the coding sequence GTGTATAAAAATAACTATATACTTGTTACAATGCTTATATTGCTATTTATACCACATTGGAGCACGACAAAAAAATATTGCAAAAAAAATACTTATCAAAAACAAGTAAAAAATATCCCTATAAGCCCTGAACCGCAACTAGAATTTCTAAGTAGAGATCTTCCCGCATCTCAGGCAAAAAGTATTTCGCCATATCAAGCAAAGCTGTTTGATTTTTCTGATGTGCAAGGATTAAGTTGCTCACAGCTTCAGCAGCATCTCAAGTTGTATCACGGTTATGTCAATAAACGAAATGAAATTTATCAACTGCTCAAAACAGTTGATAAAACCAATGCTGCAGGCATTACCTATTCCCCATTTCGCAGTTTAAAAACCGCTGAAACATTTGCACTTAACGGTTCTATTTTGCATGAACTGTATTTTGAAAATTTGTCTTCTAGAAAAAAAATGAGCCCTGAAACCGAAAAACTTTTAATCAAAAACTTTGGATCGATTACAGCTTTTAAAAGCGATGTTATCGATTGCGCTAGTTGCTCCCGAGGCTGGGTTGTAACTGCATACAGCATCAATGATAGTAAGCTATATAACTTTGTTTTAGATACACATAATGAAACAGTTCCTATACTCGCGCTACCTATTTTAGTTATCGATATTTATGAACATGCCTATATGATTGATTTTGGTATTAATCGTACGCAATACTTACAAAGAATATGGGAAAATATCAATTGGGATGTCGTTGAACAACGCATAGTCAAATGGGTAAAAAAATTTGAAGAATGA
- a CDS encoding ankyrin repeat domain-containing protein, whose translation MKMLIDAGANVNHNQDNIFGKGIKTWTPLMLALKQGLIDIAAILLAAGANIEAENERDGNKTAYDYARENGYEDKLNEIIKGVPLQ comes from the coding sequence ATGAAAATGCTTATCGATGCTGGAGCAAATGTAAATCACAATCAAGATAATATTTTTGGCAAAGGTATAAAAACATGGACCCCACTTATGCTTGCATTAAAACAAGGTTTAATAGATATAGCAGCTATATTACTTGCCGCTGGTGCCAATATCGAAGCAGAAAATGAACGTGATGGAAACAAAACAGCATATGATTATGCACGAGAAAATGGGTATGAAGACAAACTTAATGAAATAATAAAGGGTGTGCCGCTTCAATAG
- a CDS encoding nitroreductase family protein, with amino-acid sequence MRSAQYPIESIILNRWSAYAMSGESISDNELMMLFEAARWAPSSYNGQPWRFVYAKRDTSQWQLFLNLMVPFNQGWAQNAAVLIVVISKNDFEHNGTHSRTHSFDTGAAWQNLALQGVHMGLVVHAMEGFDYDKAKEGLNIPDSYTVEAMVAVGKPGNINVLDDGLQKKERTRSNRKPIEEFVFEGMFKTELPLEIPLNKQK; translated from the coding sequence ATGCGAAGTGCACAATATCCAATAGAATCAATAATTTTAAATAGATGGTCGGCTTATGCGATGTCTGGTGAAAGTATTAGCGACAATGAGTTGATGATGCTTTTTGAAGCAGCACGATGGGCGCCATCATCGTATAATGGCCAGCCGTGGCGATTTGTCTATGCAAAACGAGACACATCTCAATGGCAATTATTTTTGAATTTAATGGTACCGTTTAATCAGGGATGGGCACAAAATGCTGCGGTACTGATTGTAGTTATTTCTAAAAATGATTTTGAGCATAATGGTACACATTCTCGTACGCATTCTTTTGATACTGGTGCGGCGTGGCAAAACTTAGCATTGCAGGGTGTGCATATGGGGTTAGTAGTGCATGCAATGGAAGGTTTTGATTATGATAAGGCGAAAGAAGGGTTAAATATTCCTGATAGTTACACCGTTGAAGCAATGGTTGCTGTAGGAAAACCGGGTAATATAAATGTGCTTGATGATGGGTTGCAAAAAAAAGAGAGAACACGTTCTAATAGAAAACCCATTGAAGAATTTGTTTTTGAGGGTATGTTTAAAACTGAGTTGCCACTAGAAATTCCATTGAATAAGCAAAAATAA